One genomic window of Polyodon spathula isolate WHYD16114869_AA chromosome 8, ASM1765450v1, whole genome shotgun sequence includes the following:
- the cd36 gene encoding platelet glycoprotein 4 isoform X2, whose product MCCNKNNLLTAGAFIGGLLAILGGILIPVGNSIIEDNVKKEAIIENGTVAYENWVLPGTPVYRQFWLFNVNNPLEIAHNGSKPILRQKGPYTYRVRYLPKINITVNLNNTISFLQPYGAYFEPGLSVGTEEDNITFLNLAVAGAPSVLPALLLPLLNNLIKQTNSSLFQTRTVKEMLWGYEDPILKALKLADAYTGVFYPYNGTADGYYNIFNGRGNIEKLGIIDKWQGEGKLTTWKDPYCNMINGTDGSVFPPFIDKRKVLDFFSSDICRSVVAEYESSRVLKGIPVYRFMLPPKTFASPVDNPENRCYCTDTQITRNCTTAGILDISGCKEGMPIFISLPHFLYGSEDLQESIDGLKPNDEEHSTFLDVEPVTGVSLNVAKRLQVNILIQPSNKIEVLSNIKKHIFFPIVWLNETATVDDATAEKLKGALISTMELLETIQLTLIGCGCVIFLACIITLCVLKKRKTKNHS is encoded by the exons ATGTGTTGCAACAAGAACAACTTACTCACTGCTGGGGCTTTCATTGGTGGATTGTTAGCTATCCTTGGAGGGATTCTTATACCTGTGGGGAATTCCATTATTGAAGACAATGTTAAAAAG GAGGCTATTATTGAAAATGGAACCGTTGCTTATGAAAACTGGGTACTACCAGGAACTCCAGTGTACAGGCAGTTTTGGTTGTTTAATGTAAACAACCCACTAGAAATTGCACACAATGGATCAAAGCCCATCCTCAGACAAAAAGGTCCCTATACCTACAG GGTTCGATATCTGCCAAAGATAAATATTACAGTAAACCTCAACAACACTATCTCCTTCCTACAACCATATGGTGCATATTTTGAACCAGGTTTATCTGTAGGTACAGAAGAAGACAACATCACATTTCTGAATCTCGCTGTTGCA ggGGCACCATCTGTTCTCCCAGCTCTCTTACTTCCTCTTCTGAACAActtaatcaaacaaacaaactcatCTTTATTCCAAACCAGAACAGTAAAAGAAATGCTTTGGGGATATGAGGACCCTATATTAAAAGCATTAAAATTAGCAGATGCATATACTGGAGTATTTTACCCA TATAATGGAACAGCAGACGGATACTACAATATTTTTAATGGAAGAGGTAACATTGAAAAACTTGGAATAATTGACAAATGGCAAGGTGAAGG AAAGCTGACCACCTGGAAAGATCCTTATTGTAACATGATCAATGGTACAG ATGGATCTGTATTTCCACCATTCATTGATAAGAGGAAGGTATTAGACTTCTTTTCTTCTGATATTTGCAG GTCAGTAGTTGCTGAGTATGAAAGCAGCAGGGTTTTGAAGGGGATTCCAGTCTACCGTTTTATGCTCCCGCCCAAAACCTTTGCATCTCCAGTTGATAATCCAGAAAACAGATGCTACTGCACAGATACCCAAATCACCAGGAACTGCACTACGGCTGGAATCCTTGACATAAGTGGATGTAAAGAAG GAATGCCAATCTTTATCTCCCTTCCCCATTTCTTGTATGGCAGTGAAGATCTACAAGAATCAATTGATGGGTTGAAGCCAAATGATGAAGAACATTCAACTTTTCTTGATGTAGAACCT gtaacTGGAGTTTCTTTGAATGTTGCCAAAAGACTGCAAGTCAACATACTAATTCAACCTTCAAACAAGATAGA AGTGTTGTCAAACATTAAGaagcatattttttttccaaTCGTTTGGCTTAATGAG ACAGCCACTGTTGACGATGCTACTGCAGAGAAACTCAAAGGGGCCTTGATTTCTACTATGGAGCTTCTAGAAACAATACAGCTGACCTTGATTGGCTGTGGATGTGTGATTTTTCTGGCATGCATAATCACACTTTGTgtactgaaaaaaaggaaaacaa aaaaCCACTCGTAG
- the cd36 gene encoding platelet glycoprotein 4 isoform X1 — MCCNKNNLLTAGAFIGGLLAILGGILIPVGNSIIEDNVKKEAIIENGTVAYENWVLPGTPVYRQFWLFNVNNPLEIAHNGSKPILRQKGPYTYRVRYLPKINITVNLNNTISFLQPYGAYFEPGLSVGTEEDNITFLNLAVAGAPSVLPALLLPLLNNLIKQTNSSLFQTRTVKEMLWGYEDPILKALKLADAYTGVFYPYNGTADGYYNIFNGRGNIEKLGIIDKWQGEGKLTTWKDPYCNMINGTDGSVFPPFIDKRKVLDFFSSDICRSVVAEYESSRVLKGIPVYRFMLPPKTFASPVDNPENRCYCTDTQITRNCTTAGILDISGCKEGMPIFISLPHFLYGSEDLQESIDGLKPNDEEHSTFLDVEPVTGVSLNVAKRLQVNILIQPSNKIEVLSNIKKHIFFPIVWLNETATVDDATAEKLKGALISTMELLETIQLTLIGCGCVIFLACIITLCVLKKRKTSKNHSDLFFFSFFAVGEHQYRTKLERYKCFPEINLILLKHIFDMLL, encoded by the exons ATGTGTTGCAACAAGAACAACTTACTCACTGCTGGGGCTTTCATTGGTGGATTGTTAGCTATCCTTGGAGGGATTCTTATACCTGTGGGGAATTCCATTATTGAAGACAATGTTAAAAAG GAGGCTATTATTGAAAATGGAACCGTTGCTTATGAAAACTGGGTACTACCAGGAACTCCAGTGTACAGGCAGTTTTGGTTGTTTAATGTAAACAACCCACTAGAAATTGCACACAATGGATCAAAGCCCATCCTCAGACAAAAAGGTCCCTATACCTACAG GGTTCGATATCTGCCAAAGATAAATATTACAGTAAACCTCAACAACACTATCTCCTTCCTACAACCATATGGTGCATATTTTGAACCAGGTTTATCTGTAGGTACAGAAGAAGACAACATCACATTTCTGAATCTCGCTGTTGCA ggGGCACCATCTGTTCTCCCAGCTCTCTTACTTCCTCTTCTGAACAActtaatcaaacaaacaaactcatCTTTATTCCAAACCAGAACAGTAAAAGAAATGCTTTGGGGATATGAGGACCCTATATTAAAAGCATTAAAATTAGCAGATGCATATACTGGAGTATTTTACCCA TATAATGGAACAGCAGACGGATACTACAATATTTTTAATGGAAGAGGTAACATTGAAAAACTTGGAATAATTGACAAATGGCAAGGTGAAGG AAAGCTGACCACCTGGAAAGATCCTTATTGTAACATGATCAATGGTACAG ATGGATCTGTATTTCCACCATTCATTGATAAGAGGAAGGTATTAGACTTCTTTTCTTCTGATATTTGCAG GTCAGTAGTTGCTGAGTATGAAAGCAGCAGGGTTTTGAAGGGGATTCCAGTCTACCGTTTTATGCTCCCGCCCAAAACCTTTGCATCTCCAGTTGATAATCCAGAAAACAGATGCTACTGCACAGATACCCAAATCACCAGGAACTGCACTACGGCTGGAATCCTTGACATAAGTGGATGTAAAGAAG GAATGCCAATCTTTATCTCCCTTCCCCATTTCTTGTATGGCAGTGAAGATCTACAAGAATCAATTGATGGGTTGAAGCCAAATGATGAAGAACATTCAACTTTTCTTGATGTAGAACCT gtaacTGGAGTTTCTTTGAATGTTGCCAAAAGACTGCAAGTCAACATACTAATTCAACCTTCAAACAAGATAGA AGTGTTGTCAAACATTAAGaagcatattttttttccaaTCGTTTGGCTTAATGAG ACAGCCACTGTTGACGATGCTACTGCAGAGAAACTCAAAGGGGCCTTGATTTCTACTATGGAGCTTCTAGAAACAATACAGCTGACCTTGATTGGCTGTGGATGTGTGATTTTTCTGGCATGCATAATCACACTTTGTgtactgaaaaaaaggaaaacaagtaaGAACCACtctgatctcttttttttttctttttttgctgtggGGGAACACCAGTATAGAACAAAGCTGGAAAGATACAAGTGTTTCCCTGAAATTAACCTTATTTTATTGAAACATATATTTGACATGTTACTATAA